From Watersipora subatra chromosome 2, tzWatSuba1.1, whole genome shotgun sequence, one genomic window encodes:
- the LOC137387552 gene encoding fatty acid-binding protein homolog 5-like: MSANEEAVNSCKLIVGTWKCDAAKSENFEEMLSHVGVNIVSRKLAVKGSPKMTLSIAEDNSSLNMVHEGIITSKTISYPFDGTPVDDESPGGHKSKSHFELRDGKPAIVTEPVDANHKSAIISR; the protein is encoded by the exons ATGAGTGCCAACGAAGAAGCTGTTAACAGTTGCAAGCTTATTGTCGGGACATGGAAGTGTGACGCGGCAAAATCTGAGAATTTTGAAGAAATGCTGTCCCATGTGG GCGTGAACATCGTCTCTCGTAAGCTGGCGGTCAAGGGATCTCCGAAAATGACCTTGTCTATAGCAGAAGACAACTCGAGCCTCAACATGGTACATGAAGGAATTATTACTAGCAAGACTATATCCTATCCATTTGATGGAACACCTGTTGATGATGAGTCGCCTGGAGGACACAAATCCAAA TCACACTTTGAGCTGAGAGATGGAAAACCAGCGATAGTAACAGAGCCTGTTGATGCTAACCATAAAAGTGCCATCATCTCTCGGTGA
- the LOC137387410 gene encoding sodium/calcium exchanger regulatory protein 1-like, producing the protein MLTETTTMSVLEESLKPMLGVWKCDNSRTENFEEFLAAMGVNFIGRKMAKRASPTLSLAIEGANFVDRTQTPFNTKVTSVPLDGTVVDVVQYAGATSKSHFEYKDGKAIIVNLPSDPKIKKTVLSRHIVNGELVQILDVGDGEVVCKRVFVR; encoded by the exons ATGTTGACAGAGACCACCACCATGTCTGTGTTGGAAGAGTCATTGAAGCCAATGCTTGGTGTATGGAAGTGTGATAATAGTCGTACAGAAAACTTTGAGGAGTTCCTCGCTGCAATGG GAGTGAATTTTATTGGGCGGAAAATGGCAAAGAGGGCTTCACCTACTTTATCGCTTGCAATCGAAGGAGCAAATTTTGTGGACAGGACCCAGACACCATTCAACACCAAGGTTACATCTGTGCCTCTAGATGGCACTGTGGTCGATGTGGTTCAGTATGCAGGTGCCACCTCCAAG TCACACTTTGAATACAAGGATGGAAAGGCTATTATTGTGAACCTTCCTTCGGATCCCAAGATAAAGAAAACCGTTCTCTCAAGGCATATAGTCAATGGCGAGCTTGTGCAG ATACTCGACGTTGGAGATGGAGAAGTTGTTTGTAAACGAGTCTTTGTAAGATAA